Part of the Microbacterium sp. Clip185 genome is shown below.
TGCAGACCGCCATCTCCGAGGGCTGCACCCTCGTGATCTCGGTGGGCTTCAAGCTGAGCGCGGCCACCGTCGAGGCGGCCAAGGCGAACCCCGATCTCGACTTCGCCATCGTCGACGACTTCGCCGACACGGACTTCGACAACAAGACCGACGCGCCGAACATCAAGCCGCTGGTCTTCAACACGGCTGAGGCCGCCTACCTCGGTGGCTACGCTGCAGCAGCCTGGTCCGCCAAGGACGGCGTGAACAAGGTCGGCACCTTCGGCGGCATGCAGATCCCGTCGGTCGCCGTGTTCATGGACGGCTACGCGCTGGGCGTCGACAAGTACAACGAGGACAAGGGCGCGAACGTCCAGCTCTTCGGCTGGAACGTGGACACGCAGGAGGGCTCGTTCACCGGTGGCTTCGACGCCAACGACACCGCGAAGCAGACGGCTCAGGGTGTGCTCGACCAGGGCGTCGACGTGATCCTGCCCGTGGGTGGTCCGATCTACAAGAGCGCCGCAGCGGCGATCGCCGACAGCGGCAAGAACACGCTCATGCTCGGTGTCGACAGCGACCTCGCCGTCGCCGACGACAGCGTCGCCGACATCACGCTGGTCTCGATCATGAAGGCGATCGATGTCGCCGTCTACGACGCGACCGTCGCTGCGTCCAAGGGCGAGTTCGACCCGGCACCGTACGTCGGCACGCTGAAGAACGAGGGCGTCAAGCTCTCGAGCTTCCACGACTTCGAGTCGCAGCTGCCGGAGGGCCTGACCGACGAGCTGACCAAGCTCCAGGACGACATCATCGCGGGAACCATCACGGTGACCTCGAAGAACTCTCCCGCCGGTTCGTGATCTGAACCGCACCACCTCGGGGCGAGCGGCTTTCCAGCCGCTCGCCCCGAGTCCCGTTCCGATGCCTTTCGACAGGCATTTTCGACCCAGGTAGGGTGCATCTATGAAGCTCGAGCTCCGCGGGATCACCAAGAGATTCGGCAGCCTCGTCGCCAACGACCACATCGATCTGGTGGTCCGCCCCGGCGAGATCCATGCGTTGTTGGGGGAGAACGGCGCAGGCAAGTCGACCCTCATGAACGTGCTGTACGGCCTGTATCGCGCCGATGAAGGCGAGATCCTGCTGGACGACGTCGTCCAGAACTTCCGCGGCCCCGGCGACGCCATGGCCGCGGGCATCGGCATGGTCCACCAGCACTTCATGCTCATCCCCGTCTTCACCGTCGCCGAGAACGTCATGCTCGGCCACGAGAGCACGAAGGCGCTCGGACGCCTCGACTTGAACGCCGCCCGCACGCACGTCCGCGAGGTCGCGCAGCGCTTCGGGTTCGAGATCGACCCCGACGCCCTCGTGGGGGATCTGCCCGTGGGCGTGCAGCAGCGCGTCGAGATCATCAAAGCTCTCTCGCGCGACGCCAAGGTGCTCGTCTTCGACGAGCCCACCGCCGTTCTGACGCCGCAGGAGACCGACGAGCTGATGGCGATCATGCGTCAGCTGCGCGACGAGGGCACCTCCATCGTCTTCATCACCCACAAGCTGCGCGAAGTCCGCGAGGTCGCGGACCGCATCACCGTGATCCGGCTCGGCAAGGTCGTGGGCGAGGCGTCGCCGACCGCCACCAACGCCGAACTGGCCTCCCTCATGGTCGGTCGTGCCGTCGAGCTCACCGTCCAGAAGGAGCCGCCGACGCTCGGCGAGGGCGGGCTGAAGATCAGCGGACTGCGTGTCCTCACTTCCACCGGTGCGATCGTTGTCGACGGCGTCGACTTCGATGTGCGTCCCGGAGAGATCCTCGCGGTCGCAGGAGTCCAGGGCAACGGTCAGACCGAGCTCGTCGAGGCCATCGTCGGACTCGCGGCGCGGGTCGAAGGCTCGATCAGCCTCGACGGCACCGAGTTGGTCGGAAAGAGCGTGCGGGCGATCCTCGACGAAGGCGTCGGGTTCGTGCCGGAGGACCGCAAGGAAGACGGCCTGGTCGGCGGTTTCTCGGTCGCCGAGAACCTCGTGCTCGACCGTTCCTCCGATCCGGCCTTCGCCCGCGGCGGCACGCTGCGCCGCCGCGCGCTGGATGCTTTCGCGCGCGACCGCATCCAGGAATACGACATCCGCACCCGCGGTCCGGAGACGCCCGCAGGCACTCTGTCGGGAGGAAATCAGCAGAAGGTGGTCATCGCGCGCGAGATGAGCCGGGACCTGCGTCTGCTGGTCGTCGCGCAGCCCACTCGCGGCGTCGACGTCGGCTCGATCGAGTTCATCCACAAGCGCATCATCGAGACACGGGATGCGGGTATCCCGATCGTCGTCGTCTCCACCGAGCTCGACGAGGTCAGCGCCCTCGCCGACCGCATCGCCGTCATGTATCGCGGCAGCATCGTCGGAATCGTGCCCGGCGACACGTCCCGTGACACTCTCGGCCTCATGATGGCCGGCGCAACCGACCCGGAGGTGGCCGCATGAGCGGTTCGACGCCCACGAGCGACCCAGGCGCACGCAAGAGCGACGGCGACGCCGAGCTCCCGCGCGCGACCGGTCCCCTGACCGGCGAGGAGTTCGCCCCCACCCGTTCCGGCATCTTCCTGCGCGAACTGATGCGCGGCAGCGCCGTGGCGACGCTGCTCGCGATCGTGCTCGCGATGATCGTCGGCGGCATTCTGATCGCCGTCACCAACGAGAACGTGCAGGCCGCATCCGGGTACTTCTTCGCGCGCCCCGGCGATACCTTCGTCGCCATCTGGCAAGCCGTTTACAACGGCTATGAGGCGCTGTTCCGCGGCGCGATCTTCAATGCCCGCGGCGCCGACTTCGCGGCGCAGATCCGGCCGCTGACGAACGCCCTCGGCTTCGCTACGCCGCTCATCGCCGCGGGCCTCGGCGTTGCCCTCGCCTTCCGCGCGGGACTGTTCAACATCGGTGCGCGTGGTCAGATGCTCATCGCGGCCATGTTCGCCGGGTTGTTCGCCTTCAACCTCGACCTGCCGCTGTGGCTGCACCTGCCGATCACCTTGATCGCCGGCATCGTCGGCGGTGCGCTGTGGGGCGGCCTGGTCGGCCTGCTGAAGGCGCGCACAGGGGCGCACGAGGTGATCCTCACGATCATGCTCAACTACGTGGCGTACTACCTGCTGCTGTGGATGCTGCGCACGCCCGGTCTGCTCCAGATGGAGGGCACCAACCAGCCCATCACGAAGCCCACGCCGGAGTCAGCGCAGTTCCCCGACCTGCTGGGGCCGCAGTTCCCGCAGCTCAACTGGGGCTTCGTCGTCGTGATCGCGGCGACCGTCTTCGTGTGGTGGCTGATCGAGCGCTCCAGCCTCGGCCTGCGTCTGCGCGCGGTGGGGGAGAACCCGCACGCGGCGCGTGCGGCGGGCATGAGCGTCGATCGCCTCTACATCTACGCCATGCTCTTCGCGGGCGGCCTCGCGGGCCTCGCGGCGATGAACCAGATCCAGGGCACCGTGACAACCGGATTCGGCGCCACGATCGACGCCGGCATCGGCTTCGACGCCATTACCGTGGCCCTGCTCGGACGCAGCCGCGCGTGGGGGACGTTCGCCGCCGGCATCCTGTTCGGTGCGCTGAAGGCCGGGTCCTTCTCGATGCAGGCACAGGGCATCCCGGTCGACATCGTTCTGGTCGTGCAGTCGCTCATCGTGCTCTTCATCGCGGCGCCTCCGCTGCTGCGCGCGGTGTTCTTCCTGCCCAAGTCCGATGCCGAGAAGGCGGCCAAGGCGCGAGCCAAGGCCGCGAAGAAGGCGGTGGCCGCGTGAGCGCTCCGATCCAAGACAACGCCACGGCGCAGCTCGAGCAGAGCGACGGCACCATCCAGCTGGCCGTCGTGAGGCAACGGCACTTCAAGGCCCCGATCGTGCTGGTCGCGGTCGTGGCCCTGCTGGCCGCGCTGTTCGGCCTCTCTCCGCGCGACGGAACGTCTTCGTTCCGCCTCGGCGACCCGTCGCAGGCCTTGGCGCTGCCGGATGTGGGCGTTCCCACGGCCGTCACCTCGTGGCTGGTGTGGGCCGTGCTGGTGGTTCTGACGCTCGTCGCCTTCTGGTTGGCCTGGTCGTACCGTCGCCAGCCGCTGTGGCTCACCATCGCTTTCAGCGTCCTGGGTGTCTTCGCCTTCCTCGTATGGGCCGGTGCCGAGGGACTCGTTCCCGTTCCCAGCCTGCTCTTCGGCGCGGTGTCGCTGTCGGTCCCACTCGTCTTCGGCGCGCTCGGTGGCGTGATCGGCGAGCGTGTAGGCGTCGTCAATGTCGCCATCGAGGGGCAGCTGTTGCTCGGGGCGTTCTCCGCCGCGCTTCTGTCGAGCATCACCGGAAACCCGTTCATCGGGCTCATCGGCGCGATGGTCGGCGGCGTTCTGGTGTCCTTCGTGCTGGCCGCCTTCGCGATCAAGTACCTCGTGGACCAGGTCATCGTCGGTGTGGTGCTCAATGTGCTCGTGTCGGGTCTGACCGGCTTCCTCTACGGTGCCCTGTTGGCGCCGAACGAGGATGCACTGAACCGTCCGGAGCGCTTCACGCGTATCCAGATCCCCGGTCTCAGCGAGATTCCCATCGTCGGACCGGTGCTGTTCAACCAGACGTTCATCGTGTACCTGATGTTCATCACGGTCGCGCTCGTCGCGTGGGGTCTCTACCGCACGCGTTGGGGACTGCGCCTGCGCGCTGTCGGAGAGCACCCGCAGGCCGCCGACACCGTGGGCATCAAGGTCAACGCCTCGCGGTTCTGGAACGTCTCGCTGGCGGGCGCCATCGCCGGCATCGGCGGTGCGTACTTCACGCTGGTCTCGGTGCCGCAGTTCGGCAAGGACATGACCGCCGGCCTCGGCTTCATCGCCCTCGCGGCCGTCATCTTCGGCCGGTGGGATCCGATCCGCGCGACTCTCGCGGCGCTGCTGTTCGGGTTCGCGACGAACCTGCAGAACCTGTTGACGGTGCTGAAGACCCCGATTCCCAGCGAGTTCATGCTCATGCTGCCCTACGTCGTGACGATCCTCGCCGTTGCCGGGTTCGCTGGGCAGATCCGGGGCCCCGCCGCCGCCGGCAAGCCGTATATCAAGGGCTGAGGCCCGCATCCGCTTTTTCGAAAGGACACCGTGACCGACATCGACTGGGATGAGCTGCGCACCGCCGCGACAGAGGCCATGCAGCGCGCCTACGCGCCCTACTCCCGTTACAAGGTGGGAGCCGCCGCCCTCGTCACCGACGGGCGGATCGTCTCGGGCTGCAACGTCGAGAACGCCTCCTACGGTGTCGGACTCTGCGCGGAGTGCGGACTGGTGTCGGAGCTGAACATGACCGGCGGCGGCCAGCTCGTGGCGTTCGTGTGCGTGAACGGCGACGGACAGACGATCATGCCGTGCGGGCGCTGCCGCCAGTTGCTGAACGAGTTCGCGCTGCCAGGGATGCTGCTGGAGACCGTGTCGGGTATCCGCACGATCGACGAGGTGCTGCCCGACGCGTTCGGTCCCCGTGATCTCGAGGAGTACCGCCGATGAGCACGGTCGAGCCCTTCGACGCCGTCGATGTGATCCGCGCCAAGCGCGACGGCCGTCCCGTCGATGAGCCGGCCCTGCGGTGGATGATCGACGCGTACACGCGCGAGTACGTGACGGATGCGCAGATGTCCGCCTTCGCGATGGCTGTGCTGCTCAACGGCATGAGCCGTGACGAGATCCGCGTGATGACCGACGCCATGATCGCCTCGGGTGAGCGGATGAGCTTCACCGCGCTGTCGAAGACCACGGTCGACAAGCACTCCACGGGAGGCGTCGGAGACAAGATCACCCTCCCGCTGGCGCCCCTCGTGGCGGCGTTCGGCGTCGCCGTGCCGCAGCTTTCGGGACGCGGCCTCGGTCACACCGGTGGCACGCTCGACAAACTCGAGTCGATCCCGGGCTGGCGCGCCGCCCTCTCCAACGACGAGATGTTCGCGCAGCTCGACGACGTGGGCGCGGTGATCTGCGCCGCGGGATCCGGGCTCGCCCCGGCCGACAAGCGCCTGTACGCGCTGCGCGATGTCACGGGCACGGTCGAGGCGATCCCTCTGATCGCATCGAGCATCATGTCGAAGAAGATCGCGGAGGGCACGGCATCCCTGGTGCTCGACGTGAAGTTCGGTTCGGGCGCCTTCATGCAGGACATCGACAAGGCTCGCGAGCTCGCCCGCACGATGGTCGCGCTCGGCAACGACTCGGGCGTCGCGACCACCGCGCTGCTCACCGACATGAACAGCCCGCTCGGGCGAGCGATCGGCAACGCGAACGAGGTGCGCGAATCGGTCGAGGTGCTCGCGGGCGGGGGCCCCGCGGATGTCGTCGAACTGACGGTGGCACTCGCCCGAGAGATGCTGACGCTCGCCGGTCAGCCCGACGCGGACGTCGAGGCGGCGCTGAAAGACGGGCGCGCCATGGATGTCTGGCGGCGCATGATCCTGGCGCAGGACGGCGACCCGGATGCGGCGCTGCCGGTAGCGCGGGAGACGCACACGGTGCTCGCGCCGAGTTCCGGCGTCGTCACCCGCCTGGAGGCGCTCCCGTTCGGCATCGCCGCGTGGCGCCTGGGCGCCGGACGCGCGCGTCCGCAGGACGCCGTCGTGCACGCGGCGGGCATCGACCTGCACGCGCAGCTCGGGGAGCGCATCGAGGCCGGTCACCCGCTGTTCACCCTGTCGGCGGAGGATGCTGCCCGCTTCCCGCGCGCCCTGGAGGCGCTCGAGGGGGCCTGGGAGATCGGCGAGGCGGCACCTGCCGCATCCGCCCGCGTCGCCGAACGCATCACCGCCTGAGTCCACCGCTATCCGCGAGGAGCACCCCCTCATGCCCATCGATCAGCACGGTGACGCCACCCTCGACGGAGTGTCGCTGCGAAGCCTGCCGAAGATCTCCCTGCACGACCACCTCGACGGTGCCGTGCGCCCCGACACGATCGTCGAGCTCGCCGACGCCGCGGGCCTTCCCGTGCCCGAGAGCGACGGCGACGACCTCGCCGACTGGTTCGCGGAGTCGAGCGACTCGGGCTCGCTCGTCGAGTACCTGAAGACCTTCGACCTCACGACGTCGGTGATGCAGACGCGCGAGAACCTGACGCGGATCTCCCGCGAGTTCGTCGAGGATCTGGCCGCCGACGGCGTCATCTACGGCGAAGTCCGCTGGGCGCCGGAGCAGCACCTGTCCGGCGGGCTCTCGCTCGAAGAGGTCGTGGAAGCGGTGCAGGAGGGTATCGAGGAGGGTGAGGATGCGGCGGCGGATGCCGGACACGACATCCGCGTCGGGCAGCTCATCACCGCGATGCGCCACACCGATCGTTCGCTGGAGATCGCCAAGCTCGCCGTCGCCTTCCGCGATCGCGGCGCTGTCGGCTTCGACATCGCGGGGCCCGAGGACGGCTTCCTGCCGTCGCGCCACCGTGCCGCTTTCGACTATCTCGCGGCGCAGTTCTTCCCGGTGACCGTGCACGCCGGGGAGGCGGCGGGACTCGACTCGATTCGTTCCGCGCTGCTCGACGGGCGTGCGCTGCGTCTCGGGCACGGCGTGCGTATCGCGCAGGACCTCGAGGTCGTCTCGCGCGAGGGCGATGTCGTCGAGGTCGTGTTCGGCGATCTCGCGCGCTGGGTGCGCGACCGGGAGATCCCGCTGGAACTCTCCCCGAGCTCCAACCTGCAGACCGGCGCGATCGCGGCGTGGGGCAACGAGATGGCGGATCACCCCTTCGATCTGCTGTATCAGCTCGGCTTCGCCGTGACCGTGAACGTCGACAACCGCACGCAGAGCCGCACCTCGCTCACGCGCGAGCTTGCCCTGCTCGCTGAGGCCTTCGATTACGGCCTCGACGACCTCGAGACCTTCCAGATCAACGCCGCCGCGGGCGTGTTCCTGCCGGTCGAGGAGCGCGAGGAGTTGATCGACCTCATCAGCGACGGCTTCGATCGCTGAGGCAGGCGGGCAGACCCGCGCCTGCGCCGGCCTCGGTCGGGCGCCGCGGGTAGGTCGCTCCGGCTCTCGGTGCGGTCGGTTGGGTCCGTGCTGTCCCCGCGGTCCCATCCGTTTCTCAGTCGCGCAGGTTTTTGGGGCGCGGGACATGAACGTGTGGGACACGGAAGGGTATCGGCCCTTTCGGGTCCTCCCCAGGCGCCCACGCTCGGCGGGTCGCCGACGGTGACCACGGGCGCCGCGGAAGCAGACGGGCGGTCGTGATGGGATGCCCCGATGACCGACGCAACGCATCCGCCATCCGGCTTTACGTATCGGGCGGCGCGCGAAGCAGGCATCGGACGCGGTGTGCTGCAGGGGACGCGGTTCCTCGCACCGTTCCACGGCGTTCGCGCGGAGCGGTACGAGCGGCATCCGGACGTCGACGAGTTGCTGCGTCGTTGCCTCTGGTATCTGCCCCGACTGCGCGAGGGTCAGTTCTTCAGCCACGCCACGGCACTCGCTCTCTATGGCGCCACGGTCCCGCCGCGTGAGGAGCGAGCGCTCCACGTCTCGGTGCATCGGCCGTCCTCTCCGCCACGCACGCGCGGGGTGTCCGGCCACCGACTGCAGCAGCGTGATCCCGACGTTCACCTGCTCGGCGAGCTCCCTGTCGAGGCGCCGGAGAGAGCGTGGGTGCAGGCGTCTCGAGACTGGACGACAGATGAGCTCGTCGTCGCCGCAGACCACCTCGTGCGACGTGACCGCCCGCTCACGACCATCCGGGCGCTGACCGCGGAGGCGCTGCGCATGCGGGGCGACGTCCTCGGTGAGCCGCTGTCGCTCGTGCGGGAGGGCTCCGAGTCGGCGCGCGAGACGCTGCTGCGTCTGGTGCTGGTGCGCGCGGGACTGCCCGAACCCGAGCTCAACGTGCCGCTTCGAGACACGCAGGGACGCACCATCGCCCGTCTGGATGAAGCGTTCCCCGCATATCGCGTGGCGGTCGAGTACGACGGGCGTCAACATGCCTTCAGCGTTTCGCAGTTCCGCCGCGATGCGGATCGCTGGGACGCCATTCGGGATGCGGGATGGCACCTCGTCCGGATCCTCGATCACCACCTCTCACCCGATCCTGGGATCGCTGTCGCCAAGGTGCGTGCAGCGCTCATCGCGCGGGGCTGGAAGGACCACGGTCGCCGGTTCACGCTCTGACCCCGGTGCGGCCGATGCGTGTCTCGGTTGTGCACGAGCGCGAGCCCTGGAGCCTGAATGAGTGAGACACGGAGGCGATCGAGCGCAGTGCGTGTCTCAGGGGTGCACCCCTTCGTGGCGCGGAGCGTGAATGAGTGAGACACGGAGGCATCGGGTGAGCTGCGTGTCTCAACCGTGCACGACTTTGGGTCGTCCCGTGTGAATGAGTGAGACACGGAGGCGATCGAGCGCAGCGCGTGTCTCAACCGTGCACGAACCTGAGCCCTGGGGCGTGAAGGAGTGAGACACGGGATGCCGGATGCAGCGCCCGACGCTGGGCCGGCACGCGGGCGGCCGTCAGCGGGGGAGGGAGGCGGCGAAATCGGTGACGAGCTCCGTCACGCGCGCGGTCATCTCCGCCTCGCTGATCGTGGGAGTGCCGTCGCCCGCCTGGGGTCCGTAGGCGCCGAAGGATGCGTGCGACGCGCCGTCGATCTCGACCACCTCGGCGTCGGCTGGCAGGAGGGGCGCCGCGTCCCGGATCTTCTCCGGCGTCGACAGGCCGTCCTCACTGCCTCCGATGCTGAGCACGGGGAGCTCCGCGGCGGAGATGTCGGTCGCGCAGTACGAGGCGAAGAGCACGAGCGCGTCCGCATCCGTCGCGAGCTGACACGCACGCACCCCGCCCAGCGAGTGGCCGCCCACCATCCACGTATCGATGCTGGGGGCAAGGGAGGTGAACGCGTTCAGGGGGCGCGGGTCGAGGAATGCCAGGTTGTACCAGGGGCGGGTGATCACGACGGTGATGCCGTCGTCCACGAGCCCCGAGAGCGTGGCTGCATACGCGATCGGCTCGACCTTGGCGCCGGGGATGAACACGAGCCCCACCTCGGACGATCCGGATGCGGGCGAGAGGACGATGGCGCCGGCCTGTTCGTCGACCGTGACGGCAGCGTCGGCGCGGACCGCCTCGAGAGGGCCGGGCTCGGCGGCCATGACGCCCACCTGCCCCCAGATGAGCACGCCCAGGACAGCGGCCACGACGAGTGCGCCCAGGCCGCCGAACGACCACCCCAGAACCCGTCGGATGCGGCGGCGAGGACGAGAAGGCGCGGGATCGGTCACCCGTCCAGGCTAGAGGGCGCCGACGGTGAGAACGCCGCGAGCCCCACGCCCCGTCATGGCCGACGGGGGCGGGGCTCGCGCGGATGCTCAGGCCGGCTGATGGGCCGCCACGACATCGCGTACAGCAGCGAACAGCGGATGCTGCGGGTCGAGGCCGGTGACTTCGGTCGTGAACGCCGCGGCGCTCTTCGTGCCGAGCAGGCGCTGCAGCTCGATCGACTCCGGGTCCTCGGGGGAGGAGAAGGAGAGCGCCGCCCCCATCGTGGCGACGAGCGCCTCGGTGGGCAGCCCGCGCTCCGCCGCCTCTGCGGCGGGTCCGACGAAGCGCTCGTGACGTGAGAGCTTGCGCAGCGGTTGTCTCCCCACGCGCCACACCGTGTCGGGGAGGGCCGGGTTGCGGAAGCGGGCCAGGATCGTCTCCCGGTAGCGGGCGAGCTCGTCCGGCGCGAACTCATGCTTCGCGATGAGCACAGCTGAGGTCTCTTCCAGCGTCGCCGAGACGGCCGCGGCGATCTCGGGGGAGGCGAGCGCGTCCGAGATGCGCTCGATGCCCGCGCGAGCGCCGTAGTAGGCGGTCGCGGCATGTCCGGTGTTCACCGTGAAGAGCTTCCGCTCGATGTACGGCGCAAGATCGTCCACAAAATGCGCGCCGGGGATGCGGGGCAGCTCGCCATCGAAGGGCGCGCGTTCGATCGCCCACTCGTAGAACGGTTCGACGACCACGTCGACCCCCGCATCCGCCGGCTGGCCCGGCACGATCCGGTCGACGGCGGTGTTCGCGAACACGGCGCGTGCCGACAGTGCCGGCCAGTCGTCGCCGGCCTGCTCCTCGATGTGCGCGCGCAACTGGTCAGTGGCCCCGATCGCGTTCTCGCACGCCATCACCTGCAGCGGCGCGAGTGCCTCGTCGCGCTGAGCGAGACCGGCGCGGATGAGAGGAGCGACGAACTTCAGGATCGTGGGGCCGACGGCGGTGGTGACCACGTCCGCGGATGCGATCTCGTCGACGACGGCCTGCGGGTCCTCGGCGCTGTTGAGGGCGCGGAAGCCGGTGACGACGACATCCGTCCCGCCGTCGCCCACCTCGTGCACCGTGTAGCTGTCGACCGCGTTGATCGCGTCGACGAGCCCGGCCGACACATCGGAGAAGACGACCTCGTAGCCGCCCTCGTGCAGGAGGAGTCCGACGAAGCCACGGCCGATGTTGCCGGCGCCGAAGTGGACGGCTTTCATGCGTTCACCGAGGCGAGCAGCTCGTAGAGCTCCTCGGGCGTCGACGCGGCCTTCAGGCGCGCGACGTCGTCCTCATCGGAGAAGAGCAGGGCGATCTGCGACAGGATGTCGAGGTGCTCGTCGCCCTTTCCGGCGATGCCGATGACGAAGGAGACGGGGTTGCCGTCCCAGTCGACGCCGCCGTCGTAGCGGACGACGGAAAGACCGGAGGCGAGGATCTCGTCCTTGGTCTCGTTGGTGCCGTGCGGGATCGCGAGCTCGTTGCCCATGTAGGTCGAGACGGCCTGCTCGCGCTGCTGCATGGCGTCGAAGTACCTTCCCGTGACCGCACCCGCGGACTCGAGGATGTCGGCGGCTTCGCGCATCGCCTCATCGCGGCTCGCGCCGCCGGAGTGGATGCGCACCTGTCCGATGCCGAGAACTGCCATGATTCTTCCTTTCCCGTTTCTGCCGCGAGCGGCGAGCGTGCGACGCCGCGCGGGCACCTCGTGTCCGATGGACACGGATGCGGGCCGCACGAGGTGTGCGACCCGCATCCTGTGGGGTCAGCCCTGCTGACCATCCTTCTGCTGATCGACGACCAGGTCCACGACCTCTTCGTACTTCGGAGAGTTCATGAAGTTGTCGACCGAGACGTGCACAGCTCCCGGCGTCTGCTTGCGCGCGCGGTCGGTGAGCTGGTTCTGCGTGATGACCAGGTCCTCGCTGCCGTCGAGGTTCGCGATCGCCTTGTTGGTGACCGTGACGCCTTCGACGCCCGCCTTCTTGATCTTGTTGCGCAGCACGCTCGCGCCCATGGCGGACGAGCCCATGCCGGCGTCGCACGCGAACACGATGTTGGTGACCTTCGTCGTGGTGAGCAGGCCGCCGTCGGCCAGGCCGCCGGTCTCGGCCTCGGTCTCGAGCTTGTCGAGCGCCTCGTTGGCGTCACGCGCGGCAGTGGCGTCCGAGGAGCCTGAGGCGCGCAGGGCGTCCATCGCGGCGGAGGACTTGCCCTTGTTCGCCTCGGTCTGAGCGATCGCCGCGCCGAAGGTGTCCGCCTCGGCCTCGAGATCGCGCTTGCGGGAAGCGCGCAGGATGATCGCCGTCAGGATGAAGGTGACCGCTGCGGCGATGAGCACCGAGAGGAACACGATCAGCAGGTTGCCGACGCCCGGGCCGATCGCTGCGGCTCCCACGGCGATGATGCTGCCGGGGGCCGCGGGGAAGGCGAGACCGCCGCCGAGCACCATGTTGGTGGTGACACCGGCCGCGCCGCCCGCGATGAGCGCGAGGATCGTGACGGGCTTGCTCAGCGCGTACGGGAAGTAGATCTCGTGGATGCCGCCGAAGAACTGGATGATCGCGGCGCCCGGAGCCGAGGCCTTGGCCATGCCCACTCCGAAGAACGAGAAGGCCAGCAGCAGTCCGATGCCGGGGCCGGGGTTGGCCTCGATGAGGAACAGGATGCTCTTGCCGACCTCATCCGCCTGCTGGATGCCGAGCGGGGTGAAGACGCCGTGGTTGATGGCGTTGTTGAGGAACAGCACCTTGGCCGGCTCGACGATGATCGACACGAGCGGCAGCAGGTTCAGCGAGACCAGCCAGTTCACCGCCTCGCCGAGGCCGTCGCTGATGGCCAGGAAGACCGGGCCGAAGGCGAAGAAACCGATGATCGCGAGGAT
Proteins encoded:
- a CDS encoding adenosine deaminase, with product MPIDQHGDATLDGVSLRSLPKISLHDHLDGAVRPDTIVELADAAGLPVPESDGDDLADWFAESSDSGSLVEYLKTFDLTTSVMQTRENLTRISREFVEDLAADGVIYGEVRWAPEQHLSGGLSLEEVVEAVQEGIEEGEDAAADAGHDIRVGQLITAMRHTDRSLEIAKLAVAFRDRGAVGFDIAGPEDGFLPSRHRAAFDYLAAQFFPVTVHAGEAAGLDSIRSALLDGRALRLGHGVRIAQDLEVVSREGDVVEVVFGDLARWVRDREIPLELSPSSNLQTGAIAAWGNEMADHPFDLLYQLGFAVTVNVDNRTQSRTSLTRELALLAEAFDYGLDDLETFQINAAAGVFLPVEEREELIDLISDGFDR
- a CDS encoding alpha/beta hydrolase, which produces MTDPAPSRPRRRIRRVLGWSFGGLGALVVAAVLGVLIWGQVGVMAAEPGPLEAVRADAAVTVDEQAGAIVLSPASGSSEVGLVFIPGAKVEPIAYAATLSGLVDDGITVVITRPWYNLAFLDPRPLNAFTSLAPSIDTWMVGGHSLGGVRACQLATDADALVLFASYCATDISAAELPVLSIGGSEDGLSTPEKIRDAAPLLPADAEVVEIDGASHASFGAYGPQAGDGTPTISEAEMTARVTELVTDFAASLPR
- a CDS encoding mannitol-1-phosphate 5-dehydrogenase: MKAVHFGAGNIGRGFVGLLLHEGGYEVVFSDVSAGLVDAINAVDSYTVHEVGDGGTDVVVTGFRALNSAEDPQAVVDEIASADVVTTAVGPTILKFVAPLIRAGLAQRDEALAPLQVMACENAIGATDQLRAHIEEQAGDDWPALSARAVFANTAVDRIVPGQPADAGVDVVVEPFYEWAIERAPFDGELPRIPGAHFVDDLAPYIERKLFTVNTGHAATAYYGARAGIERISDALASPEIAAAVSATLEETSAVLIAKHEFAPDELARYRETILARFRNPALPDTVWRVGRQPLRKLSRHERFVGPAAEAAERGLPTEALVATMGAALSFSSPEDPESIELQRLLGTKSAAAFTTEVTGLDPQHPLFAAVRDVVAAHQPA
- a CDS encoding PTS sugar transporter subunit IIA, giving the protein MAVLGIGQVRIHSGGASRDEAMREAADILESAGAVTGRYFDAMQQREQAVSTYMGNELAIPHGTNETKDEILASGLSVVRYDGGVDWDGNPVSFVIGIAGKGDEHLDILSQIALLFSDEDDVARLKAASTPEELYELLASVNA
- a CDS encoding PTS mannitol transporter subunit IICB, yielding MTTTSAPVKQPGGARVAVQRFGTFLSGMIMPNIAAFIAWGFITMLFIPAGFFGADSPFGWHWYPVSEIIGGGGDSAIIGWNGAMTALAQGDGGTFQAYAGLVGAMVTYLLPLLIANTGGRMVYGERGGVVATIATMGVILGTNIPMFLGAMIMGPIAAWITKQMDKIWDGKIKPGFEMLVNNFSAGILGMILAIIGFFAFGPVFLAISDGLGEAVNWLVSLNLLPLVSIIVEPAKVLFLNNAINHGVFTPLGIQQADEVGKSILFLIEANPGPGIGLLLAFSFFGVGMAKASAPGAAIIQFFGGIHEIYFPYALSKPVTILALIAGGAAGVTTNMVLGGGLAFPAAPGSIIAVGAAAIGPGVGNLLIVFLSVLIAAAVTFILTAIILRASRKRDLEAEADTFGAAIAQTEANKGKSSAAMDALRASGSSDATAARDANEALDKLETEAETGGLADGGLLTTTKVTNIVFACDAGMGSSAMGASVLRNKIKKAGVEGVTVTNKAIANLDGSEDLVITQNQLTDRARKQTPGAVHVSVDNFMNSPKYEEVVDLVVDQQKDGQQG